In Osmia bicornis bicornis chromosome 10, iOsmBic2.1, whole genome shotgun sequence, one genomic interval encodes:
- the LOC114874208 gene encoding polyamine-transporting ATPase 13A3 isoform X2: MDEVIKRELTLTLDLSFADEGGTRGNGIHLKNGIDYVNPGEEDQMEIYGYKRNKIFTAVTWFLIVITGGLLRLVFHWVPHLMLLATHSKCQLEDADRVLLVEKFQGKHTSYYVKKLKTLAAQDVVNKPFDGESLMDNEPWVENGSMITIKEVKEEYPTLSLHLLGGQFKQVPSIVLFHCKKLTYVWDHERSEFLKLRGLDVGVLTSTLHQMQGLNYHEQHMRRNVYGNNEIVIPVKSILTLLCLEVLNPFYVFQLFSFCLWVADNYYYYAMVILSMSSVGIIMAVFQTRRNQHNLRSTVHSSDVATVMRDRMTGQTATVPAERLVPGDILVIPSHGCLMPCDAVLLTGNCILNESMLTGESVPVTKTPIPSSSEVIYDTKEHARHTLFCGTRVIQTRYYGTEKVLAVVIRTGFNTSKGGLVRSIMYPPPVDFKFEQDSYKFVVLLAGIASIGVIYTIVTKIMRGVQSSHIALEALDLITIVVPPALPAAMTVGRMVAQRRLEKNKIYCTSPRTINVSGSIDCICFDKTGTLTEDGLDMWGVVPAVDNKFQLPIKEIISLPLNDLLIGMVTCHGITIIDNQLVGDPLDLKMFESTGWTLEEPDVSDTSKFSMLFPTVVRPPKSSKLLKKLSNDIRISISRQNSMTSEVVDNVSLNNLDSALAGSTTELGEQGLEIGIVRQFPFTSSLQRMSVITRTLGANHYDLYCKGSPEMILSLSRAESIPADFSAVLQEYTSEGYRVIAMAHKTLNRLPYAKVQRLSREAAESDLIFLAFVIMENRLKPETMPVISALNTACIKTVMVTGDNMLTALSVARDCDIVKPGTPVIAVSATQQNQVKPQIYFTKSNSQPSPISPMGHGDLSEMTDLNSIASLDTVESGSFGNNQFENDVNYLSDDLQHSKNKYVFALTGKTWALVKHYYPELIPKLVTRGAIFARMSPDQKQQLVQELQSLGYYVAMVGDGANDCGALKAAHTGISLSDTESSVASPFTSRETNVSCVLTVIREGRAALVTSFGIFKYMASYSLTQFISVMLLYSIESNLTDIEFLYIDLFIISIFAFFFGRTEAYDGPLVKTAPLNSLISTTPVLSLVTQILIVAVFQYASIWHLQQMDWFVPFNATIKAIEDKDDVGCTENYTVFIISSMQYIILAVTFSKGHPYRKSLFTNYGLLTSFIFLSLFSVYLATFPFEWLTDWFELVLPGSIGFRFILVGYGIVNLVISLLMEYVFVDYLVFSKLRYRWHNVDKSRRKFLAFERDMARDLKWPMISQEPLPEATPDILIRQNVTEIKIEKRVPDPCHPVDTSFMNSPVCPGFKQFGSAREVTLNPRSLFNDRRNTVSMQTVPCFEDKDSVTKQPKLELTAKRRHNSESENGINRYEKPFKSHSTNPIATLPRNTAMALQPQKLRDFKNALTHKSEDGLSPNAQSVLELDILPS; encoded by the exons GTACCAGAGGTAACGGAATTCATCTGAAAAATGGCATCGACTATGTCAACCCTGGCGAAGAAGATCAGATGGAAATCTATGG CTATAAGAGAAACAAGATCTTCACCGCTGTTACCTGGTTCTTGATCGTCATCACCGGAGGACTTCTTAGGTTGGTCTTCCACTGGGTACCGCACTTGATGCTGTTGGCAACTCATTCCAAGTGTCAATTAGAAGATGCAGACAGAGTCTTGCTGGTGGAAAAGTTCCAAGGGAAACACACGAGTTACTATGTGAAGAAATTGAAGACCTTAGCTGCTCAGGATGTAGT TAACAAGCCATTTGACGGAGAATCATTAATGGATAACGAACCCTGGGTGGAAAACGGCAGCATGATAACCATCAAGGAAGTGAAGGAAGAATACCCAACGCTGTCTTTGCATTTACTCGGCGGTCAATTCAAAC AGGTTCCATCTATCGTTCTTTTTCATTGTAAAAAGTTAACTTACGTTTGGGACCACGAAAGATCAGAATTTCTGAAACTTCGCGGTCTAGACGTTGGCGTTTTAACTTCGACGTTGCATCAAATGCAAGGACTAAATTATCACGAGCAGCACATGAG ACGCAACGTTTACGGAAACAACGAGATCGTGATTCCAGTGAAAAGTATCTTAACGCTCCTTTGTCTGGAGGTTCTCAATCCATTCTATGTCTTCCAACTGTTCAGTTTTTGCCTCTGGGTTGCCGACAATTATTACTACTACGCCATGGTCATTTTATCAATGTCCAGTGTCGGTATAATTATGGCAGTCTTCCAGACTCGACGG AACCAACACAATTTACGATCCACCGTTCACTCGTCCGACGTGGCGACTGTGATGAGAGATAGAATGACCGGACAAACTGCAACTGTGCCCGCTGAACGATTGGTACCCGGTGATATTTTAGTTATTCCATCTCATGGTTGTCTGATGCCGTGCGACGCTGTGCTTCTCACCGGAAATTGTATCCTGAACGAGTCTATGCTTACGGGGGAATCGGTTCCCGTCACCAAAACTCCTATACCTTCGTCCAGCGAGGTGATCTACGACACCAAGGAGCACGCGAGGCATACTCTCTTCTGCGGTACTCGTGTCATTCAGACCAGATACTATGGAACCGAAAAG GTTTTGGCCGTCGTTATCAGGACTGGGTTCAACACGAGCAAGGGTGGCCTGGTGAGGTCCATCATGTACCCTCCACCGGTTGATTTCAAGTTCGAACAAGATTCCTACAAGTTTGTCGTTCTATTGGCTGGAATCGCGAGCATCGGCGTGATCTACACCATCGTGACAAAGATCATGAGAGGTGTGCAAAGCAGTCACATCGCTTTGGAAGCTTTAGACTTGATCACGATCGTGGTGCCTCCGGCTCTACCAGCGGCTATGACCGTTGGTCGTATGGTGGCGCAACGTAGATTAGAGAAGAACAAGATTTATTGCACCAGCCCAAGGACTATAAACGTGTCGGGATCGATCGATTGCATTTGCTTCGACAAAACTGGAACACTGACCGAGGACGGACTGGATATGTGGGGCGTGGTGCCCGCTGTCGACAACAAGTTTCAGTTGCCTATCAAAGAGATCATCTCCCTGCCTTTGAATGATCTTCTCATTGGAATGGTCACGTGTCACGGGATCACTATAATCGATAATCAGCTGGTAGGTGACCCGCTCGACCTGAAAATGTTCGAGTCCACCGGCTGGACATTGGAGGAGCCCGATGTATCCGACACGTCCAAGTTCTCCATGCTTTTTCCCACCGTCGTTCGACCGCCGAAGAGTTCGAAACTGCTGAAGAAACTGTCGAACGATATAAGGATCTCTATCAGCCGACAAAACTCGATGACATCCGAGGTGGTGGACAACGTTTCGTTGAACAATCTCGATTCCGCGTTGGCTGGTTCCACCACGGAATTGGGCGAGCAAGGATTAGAAATTGGAATCGTGCGACAATTTCCGTTCACCTCGAGCCTTCAACGGATGAGCGTGATCACGAGGACATTGGGCGCGAATCATTACGATCTTTATTGCAAAGGTAGCCCGGAAATGATCCTGAGCCTTTCCAGAGCCGAATCCATTCCAGCTGACTTTAGCGCGGTCTTGCAAGAGTACACGTCGGAAGGATATCGCGTGATCGCGATGGCGCACAAAACTTTGAATCGTCTTCCTTACGCGAAAGTTCAAAGATTGAGCCGCGAGGCCGCCGAATCCGATTTGATCTTCTTGGCGTTCGTCATCATGGAGAACAGATTGAAACCGGAAACTATGCCAGTCATCAGTGCTTTAAACACTGCCTGTATTAAAACCGTGATGGTGACTGGCGACAACATGTTGACAGCCCTGTCCGTTGCCAGAGACTGCGACATCGTGAAGCCAGGAACACCGGTAATCGCGGTCTCGGCTACTCAACAGAATCAAGTGAAGCCACAGATCTATTTCACGAAGAGCAACAGTCAACCGTCGCCGATTTCACCGATGGGTCACGGGGATCTTAGCGAAATGACTGATTTGAATAGCATAGCTAGCTTGGACACGGTCGAAAGTGGCTCTTTCGGGAACAATCAGTTCGAAAACGATGTCAATTATTTATCCGACGA CTTACAACACTCGAAAAACAAGTACGTGTTTGCACTCACTGGTAAAACGTGGGCACTAGTTAAACATTACTACCCAGAACTGATTCCCAAACTTGTCACCCGTGGTGCAATTTTTGCGCGAATGTCGCCAGACCAAAAGCAACAACTTGTTCAGGAATTGCAATCTTTAGGATACTATGTTG cCATGGTGGGTGACGGTGCAAACGATTGCGGAGCTTTGAAGGCTGCTCACACAGGAATTTCTCTGTCGGACACCGAATCATCCGTAGCTTCACCCTTTACCAGTCGCGAAACCAACGTCTCCTGCGTTTTGACCGTCATTCGGGAAGGTCGCGCTGCTCTGGTTACCTCTTTCGGCATTTTCAAGTATATGGCTAGTTATTCGCTTACTCAGTTCATATCCGTGATGTTGTTGTACAGTATCGAGTCTAACTTAACGGACATCGAGTTTCTGTACATCGATCTCTTCATCATCTCTATCTTCGCTTTCTTCTTCGGTCGTACCGAAGCGTACGATGGTCCGTTGGTTAAAACAGCACCTCTGAACAGTTTGATCAGTACCACCCCGGTCCTCAGCCTCGTAACACAGATTCTGATCGTGGCTGTGTTTCAGTACGCCAGTATTTGGCATCTTCAACAAATGGATTGGTTCGTTCCGTTCAACGCGACGATCAAAGCGATCGAGGATAAGGACGACGTTGGTTGTACAGAAAACTATACGGTTTTCATTATCAGTTCGATGCAGTACATCATTCTAGCTGTGACGTTCTCGAAAGGACATCCGTATAGAAAATCCTTGTTCACGAATTACGGTCTGCTCACTTCGTTCATTTTCTTGAGTCTCTTCTCGGTCTACCTCGCCACGTTTCCCTTCGAATGGCTGACCGATTGGTTCGAGCTCGTGCTTCCCGGGAGCATCGGTTTCCGTTTTATACTGGTCGGCTACGGCATCGTGAATCTAGTGATCTCCTTGCTGATGGAATACGTTTTCGTCGACTACCTCGTTTTTAGCAAGTTACGTTACCGCTGGCACAACGTTGACAAATCGAGAAGAAAATTTCTCGCGTTCGAACGCGATATGGCTCGTGACTTAAAATGGCCAATGATCTCCCAGGAACCTTTGCCAGAAGCGACACCGGATATTCTGATCCGTCAGAACGTCACCGAAATCAAGATCGAGAAACGCGTGCCCGATCCCTGTCACCCGGTCGACACAAGTTTCATGAACAGTCCCGTATGCCCTGGTTTTAAACAATTTGGCTCGGCCAGGGAAGTTACCTTGAATCCTAGATCCCTGTTCAACGATCGCAGGAACACCGTGTCCATGCAAACGGTTCCCTGTTTCGAGGACAAGGACTCCGTGACGAAGCAGCCAAAATTGGAACTAACGGCGAAGAGGAGGCACAATTCCGAGTCGGAAAACGGGATAAATCGGTACGAGAAACCGTTCAAGAGTCATAGCACCAACCCGATCGCAACGTTGCCTAGAAACACGGCCATGGCTCTTCAGCCGCAAAAACTGAGGGATTTTAAGAACGCGTTGACTCATAAAAGCGAAGACGGATTGTCTCCTAACGCGCAAAGCGTCCTCGAACTCGACATACTTCCGTCGTAG